A region of the Silene latifolia isolate original U9 population chromosome 9, ASM4854445v1, whole genome shotgun sequence genome:
tcaagtcacttgtggagactcgcttctaccctaaggagctcaagcaacaaagattgaaggaattcatggacttcaagcaaggaaagctatcaattcaagcctacaccgacaagtttaatgaacttgctcattatgcctccaagttcgtgaaagatgaagaggatcgtgtctacttctacaagaacaagttaaatcctaaggtggaaagcatggtgagaagaagctcaactacctttgtggaagtttatgatgatgccatttgggccgaaagctctttgaaggccattgaagaagattccaaaatccactcctcttctcattcttaccgttctaactttcatggcaagagaccatttgtgccttctactccaaactatgccaacaagaggaggtttgtaccaaggatgcaagaccatggaggacaaggaccaagagttcaagaacctagaggacaagttccctcaccaactaatgaacttgagaaggaccgtaagtgctaccattgtagacaagctctacaccccggagttggatgctatggcaagcccttgacttgctttcattgtaagaagcccggacatcgtgttgccgattgccccgagaagaagaatgctcctacttcaaatgctaggccaagaggaactatctttgtcatgagtcgagccgaagccgccgctcatcccgatatcattacgggtatgttctcaatttttgatcaaccttgcctcattttatttgataccggcgcatctttatcttttatatcttccaagttcTCGGAAAAACTAGCCATTGAGcctattcctagtgaggaaacttctatatccttaccttccggagaaatgttctcttgttccctcactttctccgacattcctatctctatttcgggaaccttattccccgctaacctacttcgttttccccttgaggaattcgatgtaattttgggtatggattggttgtcaaagtatgatgcaagattcgagtgtagagaccaaaagattcgcctcaagagtccgttaggcactcgtgtgtcctatagaggagtccgttcccaagaaggtgtgaagttgatttccgctttgaagttgatgagtatgaggaggaaaggttaccaaatctttctttgtgtggtgacttcgacctccccttccttaccgaagatcgaagaagtgcccgtggttcgTGAGTTTGTCGACGTCTTTCCCGAAGAattgcccggaattcctcccgagcgagatgttgagttttctatcgaccttgtacccggaaccggaccgattgctaaagccccgtaccgtatggcgccaaccgagttgaaggagttgaggaagcaacttgatgagatgattgagaagggattcattagacctagtgcctcgccttggggtgctcccgttctctttgtgaagaagaaagatggatccatgagactttgcattgactaccgtgagcttaaccgtgttaccatcaagaacaagtatcctctaccaagaattgaagatttgtttgatcaactcaaaggtgcttctactttctccaagattgatttgagatccggttatcaccaaatccccgttcgtgagtccgatatccctaagaccgcctttagcacgagatatggacatttcgagtttaaggtgatgccctttggtttaaccaatgccccttctatcttcatggaccaaatgaaccggactttctgtgagttcttagacaagtgtgttgtggtcttcatcgacgatatcctcatcttttccaagtccgaagaagagcatgccgatcacctccgtatcattttgggaatccttcgtcgtcaaaagtggtttgccaaattctccaaatgtgaattttggttgtctaaggtgtcttttctaggccatgttatatctaaggatggtgtcatggtagacccttcgaagattgaagccgtgattgagtggaagagtccaaccgatgttggtgagatccgtagtttcttgggtttggcgggttactaccgtcgctttgtgaaggatttttccaagcttgctagaccgatgactcaacttttgaagaaagagaccaagtttgtgtggaccgaagcttgtgaaggtgcattccaagagttgaagaagaggttgactaccgctcccgtgttgaccttgcccgaggatggagttgattttgatgtgttttgtgatgcttctaagatgggtttgggttgtgttcttatgcaaaatagaagagttgttgcctatgcttcgcgacaattgagagttcatgaggtgaactatcccactcatgatttggagttagccgccattgttcatgccttgaagatgtggagacactacctcattggagtccattgccgtatctactccgaccataagagtttgaggtacatcttcacccaaaaggatttgaatatgagacaacgacgatggttggaattggtgaatgattacgacatggagttgttgtatcatgaaggaaaggcaaatgtggttgccgatgcccttagtaggaagtcgactcattccttgagtgtcattcgtgtgctccccgacgacctttgtgccgagtttcgtaagctaagtttgcaacttgtggagagtggttttgattatcttagtgctatggttgccgagcccgttcttcaccgtgagattctagatagccttgtggacgatgctacatttaaaagttttcaagccaagcttcttgaagggaaagtaaaggattgtgagattgacgctagaggttacctccgttaccgaggacgcatgtatgtgcccgatgccgttgatttgaggaagagagttctagatgaagctcatctatccccttattcgattcaccccggaggagacaagatgtataaagatttgaagcttcagttttggtggcctaacatgaagaatgacattgtgtcatatgttggaagatgtcttacttgtcaacaagtgaagattgagcataagagacccggtggtttgctacaaccattggatgttcctttatggaagtgggagtccatttccatggattttgtgatggccttgcctaagaccgttggtggaaaggatgccgtatgggttgttgtggatagattgaccaagtgtgctaggttcatccccATCAAAGaaacttggagtttagaccgtcttgctagtgcttatgttgaagagatcgttcgttaccatggtgttcctaaggagatcgtttcggatcgtgacccgaggttttgttcaagattttggaaagctttgcaagatgctatgggtagtaagttgttgatgagtaccgcttttcatgccgctaccgatggacaatccgagaggacaattcaaactctagaagacttgttgcgtgcttgtgcccttgattttcattctagttgggagaagagcttacctttggtggaattttcttacaacaatagttatcatgcttctatcaagatggccccgtatgaagccctttatggaagaaAATGCcgtagtccaatttgttgggaccaagcaagtgatgttcgtgatctaggacccgacaagttagccgagacgattgatcaagtgaagctcatccgtgaaagaatgaaagccgcccaagatcgacagaaatcttatgccgatgttcgccgtcgacccttggagtttgaagttggagataaggtgttcttgaaagtgtccccgatgaaaggagtaaagagatttggagttaaagggaagttgagtccgaagtacattggaccgtatgaaGTGATAAAAAGGATTGGTACCGTGGCTTATAGATTagatttgcccccgagtttgggtaaagttcatgatgtctttcatgtttctcaacttaggaagTACATTaacgaccctagtcatgtgttgcaaaatgagattcccgagcttgagcctagtctctctttcgaggagagaccgattcgtatcttggataaaaaggagaagaagctaaggagcaaagtggtgcccttggtgaaggttttgtggaagtgtggtgatgtagaagaagagacttgggagccggaggcttccatgcgtgtcaagtaccctagtttgttttcttaaggtaataccttttcgtttcaagtttcgagggcgaaactttttaaaaggtggggtgattgtaacaccccgcactttcttaatatttttaaataaacttttaagtaatttttattaaataattattattttaaagcttattttcataaaatatagccgtagccgtgtaacggtaataatagtgtagattttaataatattattctccgactcgagttatagtagacttgggacgaaaattctagtggataccgactcattttgagttattgggcttaacttaactcatgggcctttttcccctcctttctctacacaaaacctcacctaaaccctcacaacttcatctccctcacttgtaatttctgaaatttcccaacaaccaccccaccattgttgaaccttcccttactaaccctaaaatcaccatatctcactcaattcttcaccaatctcgttccttttcgcgccattctcttccttttctcatttcccttctttctaagtaagaaagttgccatcttttcctctatttcgaaattctcatcttacaaggatgtggattcttgacttaatacctttatttttgtgtttaggggagaacttggacaacccggaggaggatagctacatcattgacgagtctttagaagattgaagtgcaaaaaggtaacggtgatgggttactcgacttttatgttaaaattgtatgaattgtgtagtattagactcacatGAATGTCAAATTTGATGTCTTTCATGCCCTTTGGTGATTTGATGTTGAGTAGAATGCTTGTATGGTAATCCTCACATGCTTAAGGAGTAGTTTTGTGCCTTGTTGAAATATGAGACTTGTCTTAAAGAATTTCTCTCATAATTACATGGTTAAACTTTATTTTAATGATTGATAAACAACCCCATGTGCTAATTACATCTTGAAAGTGGAAATTTtctgagtattcatcatattagagGAGCATGAGATGATTAAATGAAAGATAGTTGAATTTGGAGGACTTTGGATGTtgttcattgttgttttcgtgtacagggtgtccctgccggtgggccggcagccggcctaccaaCCGGCAGCGAGACCATGCCTCCCCGAGTTGAAAAATTAGGAAAATTTAGTATTGCATGactttgccggtggaccggcagccggtctaccaaCCGCAAAGCGCCCCTGTGTTTTATTAAGTTCAATGTGTGTcccgccggtggaccggcagccagCCGGTCTACCAACCGGCAGCGAGGACAAATGCAATTTAGTGTCTTTTATAGCTGGGTGTGTTCCCCTAGGTGGGCGGCAGAATGGTCAACCGGCAGAGAACACACAATGAGCCTTCTTGAACAAAAAGGGACTCTAGCTGGTGTTCCTCGCCGGTGGGCGGCGGCGGTCTACCGCGGAGAACACACGTCTTTCGGTATTTTTGCCTTGTTTCATCCATAGcagtgttccctgccggtgggtgGGCCGGTCTACCAAGCAAAACACACATATCAAGCATTTTTATCTTGTTTCACCTTGCGGCGGTATCCTTTGCCGGTGGGGGCGGCCAGGGTGCCCACACCCAGAGTGCACCTAATATTGttttactcctatgctttatgcatgcttcacatgaattgtttacgttatgtttgggtaacctttgttgctcgtaattgtGAACCAAGTGTGacttttacattgtgagactactcgacataccttatttatttgccctcggacattgggtcacggttaggtgccattgtttccgagttgggctattttccttccgcctttttcggaccgggggtcacggttaggtgacaaggttccgcttgaggttactcgactttcgggcacggttaggtgtaccatatttcgagtcttggatacgatttggtatcgtttgtcgatcgggtgtcgtccatcccgagagtctggccaggtttagactaggaccgtattatgatcgtcgtcctaccaagaggttggagtctagagggttgtcttgtttgagtctatactttgtaatttgtcttacatttgagttgagtcaatatttgaccgttggacctaattattcttctcacatttatgcataactactcttattgcattttgcatactaatcatgattcccttgttaccgtaagtatttattcttatacttgtttgtttaattacattcctaattacttgtattttgacatattgtggtgggagaaccccgagttactccccaccgaccgtggctttcatatttattatgaatgacaggttggtgatgaagcttaagtgggcaagaccgtgtgagctagcgagttcttaccttggaccttatttagttatcacataatagactcacctacttttcgaatctatgttaattcgtgggatatcttttccccaataaatagacttgtattGTAAACTTAAAGCTAACTATCTAAACtttttatcgtgttggtgatacctcgcgttggacttcattagaagtcttaaaagttttaaaaatctcgtgtttccgccacgatttactagttatatttagttgcctcaacgaggggtgtcacaatgcacacgtcccgatatctcatatgctttaagcatgacgagtagatatcaagccaatccagatgagagtcactggatagccgtcaagaatatccttaagtacatgaTAAGGACAAAGGATTAATTCTTGGTGTTTGGAAGAGATTCCGAGCTGTGTGTAAAAGGCTACACCGACTCGAGCTTTCAAACTGATAGGGATGATATGAAATACCAAGCAGGTTTTGTTTTCATGATAAATGGTGGTGcggttagctggagaagcttcaaagagTCAGTcgttgcggattctacaacggacgctgagtacattgcagcatctgaaGCTTCTAAGGAAGCTTTATGGATTAGGCAGTTCTTAGAGGGCCTAGGAGTAGTTCCTTcagccaaagatcctatcacactttattgtgataacagtggggccatcaatcaagctaaagaacccaagtctagcaacaagtatAGACATGTACCTAGGAAatttcatgtcattagagattacattgaaaggaaggaaatagcgatttgtaaggttgggacgaaTGATAATATTGTTGATCCTCTAACCAAGCCTTTGTCGCAGGCTAAGCACGACCAACATGTAGTTTCCATGGGTCTtaaatgttggagcttgtgtcctccacaattagtgtgataatatttataaatctcttataggttcacaagggtatactttgtattttatcagttgattaacgattacctaataacggttggcttgctggaaagtttgacgttattatcatactgatggcggtgatcaactggtccctaaaagtcacacctaaaggatttgtttgagagatgtgattatggaaatgtaatcacattgatgccttatatgactaaaaggttagtccatgtatttgactaaacagttagtcaatgtgttgatgagacgattatttaatctaattaaataatattagcagAGACGatttaactgtcaattcgtaaattgaatataaactgttatatttaattaatgtatataatgttagcttgaacgaattaagatgttaattcgtaattaaacgtaatcggttatatttaattagctaattataaatatgcgatatttatagttaaagtatatattatacgatattgtcataataaattattacagaccagCATTAATAAATCGATTggaagctgttgtgtgtagacttattaatacggaataaaataaatgacaatttataaattacacactttatatacattttgttaACTACCAAAATATgaagatttaatctcattattttatcATAACTTTACAACCTTACGTTGTAAGCTATACCAGTAAGTAACAAGGCTTGTTGTACACTAGTCACAGAAAAATTCTTTAGGGAAATGATATTTGCTCCTTTTTGTACAACAAATATAGTTCTCTATGAAGATTTACTGAATGAGTATCAGATATGAACGAATCATAGAATATTACACACTTGAATGAACGAATCATACAATATTACACACTTGAAATCTTGAATGAACAACTTCTTGAGATTAAATGTTCCTAAAAGA
Encoded here:
- the LOC141601171 gene encoding uncharacterized protein LOC141601171; translation: MARPTQVENAIMQALTQVLANQQNAQPAPIAPEANRQGSYAWIASQLARNKAKTYGGEVDPVALSEWFRDMEKNFSLFDAREEDKVKLASHFLVKEADRWWTLTGPTATQDPNFDWNRFKSLVETRFYPKELKQQRLKEFMDFKQGKLSIQAYTDKFNELAHYASKFVKDEEDRVYFYKNKLNPKVESMVRRSSTTFVEVYDDAIWAESSLKAIEEDSKIHSSSHSYRSNFHGKRPFVPSTPNYANKRRFVPRMQDHGGQGPRVQEPRGQVPSPTNELEKDRKCYHCRQALHPGVGCYGKPLTCFHCKKPGHRVADCPEKKNAPTSNARPRGTIFVMSRAEAAAHPDIITGMFSIFDQPCLILFDTGASLSFISSKFSEKLAIEPIPSEETSISLPSGEMFSCSLTFSDIPISISGTLFPANLLRFPLEEFDVILGMDWLSKYDARFECRDQKIRLKSPLGTRVSYRGVRSQEGVKLISALKLMSMRRKGYQIFLCVVTSTSPSLPKIEEVPVVREFVDVFPEELPGIPPERDVEFSIDLVPGTGPIAKAPYRMAPTELKELRKQLDEMIEKGFIRPSASPWGAPVLFVKKKDGSMRLCIDYRELNRVTIKNKYPLPRIEDLFDQLKGASTFSKIDLRSGYHQIPVRESDIPKTAFSTRYGHFEFKVMPFGLTNAPSIFMDQMNRTFCEFLDKCVVVFIDDILIFSKSEEEHADHLRIILGILRRQKWFAKFSKCEFWLSKVSFLGHVISKDGVMVDPSKIEAVIEWKSPTDVGEIRSFLGLAGYYRRFVKDFSKLARPMTQLLKKETKFVWTEACEGAFQELKKRLTTAPVLTLPEDGVDFDVFCDASKMGLGCVLMQNRRVVAYASRQLRVHEVNYPTHDLELAAIVHALKMWRHYLIGVHCRIYSDHKSLRYIFTQKDLNMRQRRWLELVNDYDMELLYHEGKANVVADALSRKSTHSLSVIRVLPDDLCAEFRKLSLQLVESGFDYLSAMVAEPVLHREILDSLVDDATFKSFQAKLLEGKVKDCEIDARGYLRYRGRMYVPDAVDLRKRVLDEAHLSPYSIHPGGDKMYKDLKLQFWWPNMKNDIVSYVGRCLTCQQVKIEHKRPGGLLQPLDVPLWKWESISMDFVMALPKTVGGKDAVWVVVDRLTKCARFIPIKETWSLDRLASAYVEEIVRYHGVPKEIVSDRDPRFCSRFWKALQDAMGIAKGSIPYVPYPKMKAHEVRSLTKSMVATMTKLQALRRGHEGVVHIRKATSSHGVPRRPKPPDLCEGEHHLLHECPKSSAALIGRGKPFTLPFFNGENSRAFVSWLYGVKCYFENKCFSKERKRELIVSCLKGSALLWWKLIFDSEMDQTNYLLSLEVNIVEIPCESLVDLFGISSVSSLHDLGGVSRILVMFNGVTNWSSGKGKPHGDSWTVTCSNMPDMTLGISLHSGFEIHLLEMARHVLKSPDNSGLQYQNMANLLKMPKHTIMVYDPGVHTGGYDQPSRRVSREKRTLGLIPGGAHVILPLEEAFELEMALVF